From the genome of Amycolatopsis sp. NBC_01488, one region includes:
- a CDS encoding acyl-CoA dehydrogenase family protein: MATTIPTREEIVRKVSDLIPSLRKQSLWAEENRRLPEETIEALADAGVFKLRRPKHFGGYEADTTTLTEVATELGRGCASTAWVASVYWIPTWMACQFPDEVQEEVFSTPDTRICGTLSPSAMATPADGGIVVNGKWGFISGAHHAQWQEIIAILVPPDGEPYPVMALVPLSDLLVVDDWDTSGLRGTGSISTFAKDLFVPQERVLPLPVVLSGQSASKRNANSPIYRAPLMPVAAASSTGAIVGMARGAMDVFQNRLPDRKITYTNYDSQREAPITHFQVAEAALKTDQAAFHAWRAGNLVDRKCEEGTEWKLEERARTRADVGSVIQLAKEAIGILANASGGTSIYKGIPIQRIYRDILTVNQHALMHPNTNFELYGRVLCGLEPNTLYI, encoded by the coding sequence TTGGCCACCACGATCCCGACCCGCGAGGAAATCGTGCGCAAGGTGTCGGACCTGATCCCGTCCCTGCGCAAGCAGTCGCTGTGGGCCGAGGAAAACCGCCGGCTGCCCGAAGAGACCATCGAGGCACTGGCCGACGCCGGCGTGTTCAAGTTGCGGCGGCCCAAGCACTTCGGCGGGTACGAGGCGGACACCACCACGCTCACCGAGGTCGCGACCGAGCTGGGCCGCGGGTGCGCCTCCACCGCCTGGGTGGCGTCGGTGTACTGGATTCCGACCTGGATGGCGTGCCAGTTCCCGGACGAAGTCCAGGAAGAGGTCTTCTCGACCCCGGACACGCGCATCTGCGGCACGCTGAGCCCGTCGGCGATGGCCACGCCGGCCGACGGCGGCATCGTCGTGAACGGCAAGTGGGGCTTCATCAGCGGCGCCCACCACGCGCAGTGGCAGGAGATCATCGCGATCCTCGTCCCGCCGGACGGCGAGCCGTACCCGGTGATGGCGCTGGTGCCGCTGTCGGACCTGCTGGTCGTCGACGACTGGGACACCTCGGGCCTGCGCGGCACCGGCAGTATCAGCACGTTCGCGAAGGACCTGTTCGTGCCGCAGGAGCGGGTGCTGCCGCTCCCGGTGGTCCTGTCCGGCCAGAGCGCGTCCAAGCGCAACGCGAACTCGCCGATCTACCGCGCCCCGCTGATGCCGGTGGCGGCGGCGTCCTCGACCGGCGCGATCGTCGGCATGGCCCGCGGCGCCATGGACGTCTTCCAGAACCGCCTGCCCGACCGCAAGATCACGTACACGAACTACGACAGCCAGCGCGAGGCGCCGATCACCCACTTCCAGGTGGCTGAAGCGGCGCTGAAGACCGACCAGGCGGCGTTCCACGCGTGGCGCGCGGGCAACCTCGTGGACCGCAAGTGCGAAGAGGGCACGGAGTGGAAGCTCGAGGAGCGGGCCCGCACGCGCGCCGACGTCGGCAGCGTGATCCAGCTGGCCAAGGAGGCGATCGGCATCCTGGCCAACGCGAGCGGCGGGACGTCCATCTACAAGGGAATCCCGATCCAGCGCATCTACCGCGACATCCTGACGGTCAACCAGCATGCGCTGATGCACCCGAACACGAACTTCGAGCTCTACGGCCGGGTCCTGTGCGGCCTCGAGCCCAACACGCTCTACATCTAG
- a CDS encoding PrpF domain-containing protein: MVLDRRQLPEDPAELTAALAAVRYRHQSDQWAGAMKIALISPSANPLYDLDYRFVQCLDPHWNRLDLRGNCGHSMLVAITAATRMGWVPLYPGARVRVNVINNDDLVVGEVDRLSQRVAEFTVHLLSTRPRPVAGVLPTGAPLTALRTPFGRLEVSFVDWANPYVLVEAADLGVTDQAALFAADTDLLERLRAVRACAAEVLGWAPDGAFPKIAALGQYRPGELAVRAVTVPSWHPSLGLTGACCLAVAAEVAGTVPAILRDRAGMRRGELVLCTPGGTVRASAALVDGAVGWASVSGKTVRFEEARAPQTIEVS; this comes from the coding sequence GTGGTTCTGGACCGACGGCAGCTGCCGGAGGATCCGGCCGAGCTGACCGCGGCGCTCGCCGCGGTGCGCTACCGGCACCAGTCGGACCAGTGGGCCGGGGCCATGAAGATCGCGTTGATCTCGCCGTCCGCCAACCCGCTCTACGACCTCGACTACCGGTTCGTGCAGTGCCTCGACCCGCACTGGAATCGCCTGGATCTACGCGGAAACTGTGGCCACTCGATGCTGGTCGCGATCACCGCCGCCACGCGGATGGGCTGGGTTCCGCTCTATCCGGGGGCGCGGGTCCGGGTCAACGTGATCAACAACGACGATCTGGTGGTCGGCGAGGTCGACCGGCTCAGCCAGCGGGTCGCGGAGTTCACCGTGCACCTCCTGAGCACGCGGCCGCGCCCGGTGGCCGGGGTGCTGCCGACCGGCGCGCCGCTCACCGCCCTGCGCACGCCGTTCGGCCGGCTCGAGGTGTCCTTCGTGGACTGGGCCAACCCGTACGTCCTCGTGGAGGCGGCCGATCTGGGCGTCACTGACCAGGCAGCGTTGTTCGCCGCCGACACGGACCTGCTCGAGCGGCTGCGGGCGGTCCGGGCGTGCGCGGCCGAGGTGCTGGGATGGGCGCCGGACGGGGCCTTTCCCAAGATCGCCGCGCTCGGTCAGTACCGGCCGGGCGAACTCGCGGTGCGCGCGGTCACGGTGCCGAGCTGGCATCCAAGCCTCGGGCTCACCGGCGCCTGCTGCCTGGCGGTCGCCGCGGAGGTGGCGGGCACGGTACCCGCGATACTTCGCGATCGGGCCGGGATGAGGCGTGGTGAGCTGGTCCTGTGCACGCCCGGTGGCACCGTGCGGGCCAGCGCCGCCCTGGTCGACGGCGCCGTCGGCTGGGCCAGCGTGTCCGGCAAGACCGTGCGGTTCGAAGAAGCCCGCGCGCCGCAGACGATTGAGGTGAGCTGA
- a CDS encoding ATP-grasp domain-containing protein, giving the protein MTMNSRVLLFGGSRQTMRRADELGIEPLLLQRPADHDESYRPLVTALRVVDYDDTAAVLAAARDLHRRWPFDRAVSVTEAGMLAAARVNELFGLGGNPVSSVRLLKDKARMRSVLNGIGLSPVAAAVVTGPAGIRRFGAEHGFPVIVKPVDASASVGVSRVDGPEGVAAAWSVANGLGLRRMLVEEYLSGPEISVEAFSFGTGRHHVVALTAKTTLPNFVEVGHVVPAPVPEDVAPAITSQVTALLNAVGHRDGPSHTELKLTSAGPRVIESHNRQGGDRITDLVEQVYGVDVIKLGLAWATGKLEPWAAAPAADGAAAIRFMTPPPGVVGAITGVDEARARPGVVGVYLDVAPGDTIREVRSSRDRAGSVVARAADAATATVLASSAAERIRFQRVSSAGRGDGRDAAAG; this is encoded by the coding sequence ATGACGATGAATTCCCGGGTACTCCTTTTCGGCGGCTCCCGGCAGACCATGCGCCGCGCGGACGAACTCGGCATCGAACCGCTACTGCTGCAGCGGCCTGCCGACCACGACGAGAGCTACCGGCCGCTGGTCACCGCGCTGCGTGTGGTCGACTACGACGACACGGCGGCGGTGCTGGCCGCGGCGCGAGACCTCCACCGGCGATGGCCGTTCGACCGGGCCGTCTCGGTGACCGAGGCCGGGATGCTGGCCGCGGCCAGGGTCAACGAGTTGTTCGGCCTGGGCGGCAATCCGGTGAGCTCGGTTCGCCTGCTCAAGGACAAGGCCCGGATGCGTAGCGTGCTGAACGGGATCGGCCTGAGCCCGGTGGCCGCAGCTGTTGTCACCGGACCGGCCGGAATCCGCCGGTTCGGCGCCGAGCACGGCTTCCCGGTGATCGTCAAGCCGGTCGACGCCTCGGCCAGCGTCGGGGTGTCCCGTGTGGACGGACCGGAGGGCGTCGCCGCGGCTTGGTCGGTCGCGAACGGGCTCGGTCTGCGCCGCATGCTCGTCGAGGAGTACCTGTCCGGTCCGGAGATCAGCGTCGAGGCGTTCAGCTTCGGCACGGGCCGCCACCACGTCGTGGCTCTGACCGCCAAGACCACCCTGCCCAACTTCGTCGAGGTCGGGCACGTGGTGCCCGCGCCGGTACCCGAGGACGTGGCGCCGGCCATCACCAGCCAGGTCACCGCGTTGCTGAACGCGGTGGGTCACCGGGACGGGCCCTCGCACACCGAGCTGAAGCTCACCAGTGCGGGGCCGAGGGTCATCGAGTCGCACAACCGGCAGGGTGGTGACCGGATCACCGATCTCGTCGAGCAGGTCTACGGCGTGGACGTGATCAAGCTCGGGCTGGCCTGGGCTACTGGGAAACTCGAGCCGTGGGCGGCCGCCCCGGCCGCCGATGGCGCGGCCGCCATCCGTTTCATGACCCCGCCACCTGGTGTCGTAGGCGCGATCACCGGTGTCGACGAGGCCCGCGCCCGGCCAGGGGTGGTCGGCGTCTACCTGGACGTGGCCCCCGGCGACACGATCCGGGAGGTCCGCAGTTCGCGTGACCGGGCGGGCAGTGTCGTCGCCCGTGCCGCCGACGCCGCGACTGCGACCGTCCTCGCGTCGAGCGCCGCCGAGCGGATCCGGTTCCAGCGGGTGTCGTCGGCCGGCCGGGGCGACGGGCGGGACGCCGCGGCCGGCTAG
- a CDS encoding peptidase inhibitor family I36 protein, with translation MSSRRLRARLPHLLVLAALGLMTSVGTAQAASDPGCQKGEFCLWSANDYGGDTQRFDLRTANPGECIPLPEGFSGSSFANLLTRDVTVYQSEECSTEGDFVTYPGGGTFVPDAPFLVRGIQIWE, from the coding sequence ATGTCTTCACGCCGTCTCCGCGCCCGGCTGCCGCACCTGCTGGTCCTGGCCGCACTGGGGCTGATGACCAGCGTCGGAACGGCTCAGGCCGCGTCTGACCCGGGGTGCCAGAAAGGCGAGTTCTGCCTGTGGTCGGCCAACGACTACGGCGGCGACACCCAGCGTTTCGACCTGCGCACGGCGAATCCCGGGGAATGCATTCCCCTGCCCGAGGGGTTCTCCGGATCGTCATTCGCGAATCTGCTGACGCGGGACGTCACGGTTTACCAGAGCGAGGAATGCTCGACCGAGGGAGATTTCGTCACCTATCCGGGTGGTGGCACGTTCGTCCCGGACGCGCCCTTCCTGGTCAGGGGGATCCAGATCTGGGAGTGA
- a CDS encoding winged helix-turn-helix transcriptional regulator: MVTELQNITHGTYGQYCGLARASEMIGERWSLLILRDLLVSPRTVADLRAGLPRISANVLETRLRELEYSGVVRKQGPTREPDQAVYELTEYGRSVEDVMLALSRWGAMALAAPRPEDILTEDSVVMALRSTAHREAAGERKVSFEVRLGEVVVHAVADNGELTVNGGALPGADLVIESSTELKGLLSGASSPSDAIAAGQVTVTAGDPALLDTFVELFHLPSLPEPVRI; encoded by the coding sequence GTGGTAACCGAGCTGCAGAACATCACGCACGGCACGTACGGGCAGTACTGCGGCCTTGCCCGGGCCTCCGAGATGATCGGGGAACGCTGGAGCCTGCTGATCCTGCGGGATCTGCTGGTGAGCCCGAGGACGGTGGCCGACCTGCGCGCCGGCCTTCCGCGGATCTCGGCCAACGTGCTGGAAACCCGCCTGCGGGAGCTGGAGTACAGCGGCGTGGTCCGCAAGCAGGGCCCCACGCGGGAGCCGGACCAGGCCGTCTACGAGCTCACCGAGTACGGCCGGTCGGTCGAGGATGTCATGCTGGCGCTGAGCAGGTGGGGCGCGATGGCGCTCGCCGCCCCGCGCCCGGAGGACATCCTCACCGAGGATTCGGTGGTGATGGCGTTGCGCTCGACGGCTCACCGCGAGGCGGCAGGCGAGCGCAAGGTGAGCTTCGAGGTGCGCCTCGGCGAGGTCGTGGTGCACGCCGTGGCCGACAACGGCGAGCTCACGGTCAACGGCGGGGCGTTGCCCGGCGCCGACCTGGTCATCGAGTCGTCGACCGAACTCAAGGGCCTCCTCAGCGGCGCGTCGAGCCCCTCCGACGCCATCGCGGCCGGGCAGGTGACGGTGACGGCGGGAGACCCCGCGCTGCTGGACACGTTCGTCGAGCTGTTCCACCTGCCGTCCTTGCCGGAGCCCGTGCGGATCTGA
- a CDS encoding YceI family protein — MSEAVINSVGQSALPGVVAGTWVIDPAHSNVGFSVRHLMSRVRGRFTEFAGEITIADTPEQSRATVTIELASVDTGNDMRDNHLRTKDFFDTEQTPKMTFTTTGVRPAGDSWVLSGDLTIRDVTKPVEIELEFLGVDPTGLQGEQRVGFDGRTSITRSDFGVSFGVATEGSKVIMGDKVDIHLEIEAALSE, encoded by the coding sequence GTGAGCGAGGCTGTAATCAACTCCGTCGGTCAGAGTGCGTTGCCCGGGGTGGTCGCCGGCACTTGGGTGATCGATCCCGCGCACTCGAACGTCGGGTTCTCCGTGCGGCACCTGATGAGTCGGGTACGGGGCAGGTTCACCGAGTTCGCCGGTGAGATCACCATCGCCGACACGCCAGAGCAGTCCCGCGCGACGGTGACCATCGAGCTGGCTTCGGTGGACACGGGCAACGACATGCGGGACAACCACCTGCGCACCAAGGACTTCTTCGACACCGAGCAGACCCCGAAGATGACGTTCACCACCACGGGCGTGCGCCCGGCCGGCGATTCCTGGGTGCTCAGCGGGGATCTGACCATCCGGGACGTGACCAAGCCGGTGGAGATCGAGCTGGAGTTCCTCGGCGTGGACCCGACGGGACTGCAGGGCGAGCAGCGAGTCGGCTTCGACGGCCGCACGTCGATCACGCGCAGCGATTTCGGCGTCAGCTTCGGGGTGGCGACCGAGGGCAGCAAGGTGATCATGGGCGACAAGGTCGACATCCACCTCGAGATCGAGGCCGCGCTGAGCGAGTGA
- a CDS encoding dihydrofolate reductase family protein translates to MTAEGNKILGTVLLDMSVSLDGFVAGPGDDVERLHRWVFTGAGTENMRFSDELHEVLAEVDAGAVLAGRRTFDLASGWGGDPAMKVPHVILSHDVPDEVASGKWTSFVFESGIEAAVARARKLAGGRAVYVLGGAGLAQQCLNAGLLDELQMHVVPVLLGKGIRLFDHLDARTELRLISAATGTETVRMRYQVVK, encoded by the coding sequence ATGACCGCGGAAGGAAACAAGATCTTGGGGACGGTTCTGCTCGACATGTCGGTGTCCTTGGACGGCTTCGTCGCCGGACCGGGCGACGACGTGGAGCGCCTGCACCGGTGGGTGTTCACCGGCGCAGGCACGGAGAACATGCGCTTCAGCGATGAGCTGCACGAAGTGCTGGCCGAGGTCGACGCCGGTGCCGTCCTCGCGGGCAGGCGGACGTTCGACCTGGCCAGTGGCTGGGGCGGAGACCCGGCGATGAAGGTGCCCCACGTCATCCTGTCGCACGACGTCCCCGACGAGGTCGCAAGCGGCAAGTGGACGAGCTTCGTGTTCGAGTCGGGTATCGAGGCCGCGGTGGCACGGGCGCGGAAACTGGCCGGCGGCCGCGCGGTGTACGTGCTCGGCGGCGCCGGCCTCGCCCAGCAGTGTCTCAACGCCGGGCTCCTGGACGAGCTGCAGATGCACGTCGTGCCCGTGTTGCTCGGCAAGGGCATCCGGTTGTTCGACCACCTCGACGCCCGAACGGAGCTCCGGCTCATCTCGGCCGCGACCGGCACCGAGACCGTGCGGATGCGATACCAGGTCGTCAAATAG
- a CDS encoding 4-hydroxyphenylacetate 3-hydroxylase family protein translates to MTEQTRPLTGAEYIESLRDDRAIYLYGERVKDVTEHPAFRNPVRMTARLYDALHDPAHRDVLTTATDAGGPGGYTHRFYTTPHNADDLVADQQAIAAWARMSYGWMGRSPDYKASFLGTLGANADFYNPFADNARRWYRESQEKVLYWNHAIVHPPVDRHRPPDEVADVFVHVERETDAGVIVSGAKVVATGSALTHYNFIAHYGLPIKDRKFALVATVPMDSPGMKLICRQSYTAASALTGSPFDYPLSSRLDENDTILVLDKVLIPWENVFIYGDVAKVGMFTGQSGFIERFTFHGCTRLAVKCEFLAGLLAKALEITGSADFRGVQARLGEVLAWRNLFWGLSDAAARNPVPWRNGAVLPNPRYGMAYRWFSQLGYARIREIALQDVASGLVYLNSSAQDFANPEVRPYLDKYLRGSHGVDSVERVKVMKLLWDAVGTEFGGRHELYERNYAGNHENTRVELLYGQLGDGQLDGYKELVDQCLSEYDLDGWTVPDLESFTDLGRLGRGTLGG, encoded by the coding sequence ATGACCGAGCAGACCCGGCCGCTCACCGGCGCCGAGTACATCGAAAGCCTGCGCGACGACCGCGCCATCTACCTCTACGGCGAGCGGGTCAAGGATGTGACCGAGCATCCCGCGTTCCGCAACCCGGTGCGGATGACCGCGCGGCTCTACGACGCGTTGCACGATCCGGCGCACCGTGACGTGCTCACCACGGCCACCGACGCGGGCGGCCCCGGCGGCTACACCCACCGCTTCTACACCACGCCGCACAACGCGGACGACCTGGTGGCCGACCAGCAGGCGATCGCGGCGTGGGCGCGGATGAGCTACGGCTGGATGGGCCGCAGCCCCGACTACAAGGCGTCGTTCCTCGGCACGCTCGGCGCGAACGCCGACTTCTACAACCCCTTCGCCGACAACGCGCGCCGCTGGTACCGGGAGTCGCAGGAGAAGGTCCTGTACTGGAACCACGCGATCGTGCACCCGCCGGTGGACCGGCACCGGCCGCCGGACGAGGTCGCCGACGTGTTCGTCCACGTGGAACGCGAGACCGATGCCGGCGTGATCGTCAGCGGCGCGAAGGTCGTGGCGACCGGTTCGGCACTGACCCACTACAACTTCATCGCGCACTACGGACTGCCCATCAAGGATCGCAAGTTCGCGCTCGTGGCCACCGTGCCGATGGACTCGCCCGGTATGAAGCTGATCTGCCGCCAGTCCTACACGGCCGCGTCCGCGCTGACCGGCAGCCCGTTCGACTACCCGCTGTCCTCCCGGCTGGACGAGAACGACACCATCCTGGTGCTGGACAAGGTGCTCATCCCGTGGGAGAACGTGTTCATCTACGGTGACGTGGCCAAGGTCGGCATGTTCACCGGGCAGTCCGGTTTCATCGAGCGCTTCACCTTCCACGGCTGCACCCGGCTCGCGGTGAAGTGCGAGTTCCTCGCCGGGCTCTTGGCCAAGGCGCTGGAGATCACCGGGTCCGCCGACTTCCGCGGCGTGCAGGCACGCCTCGGCGAGGTGCTCGCCTGGCGGAACCTGTTCTGGGGGCTGTCCGACGCGGCCGCCCGCAACCCGGTGCCCTGGCGCAACGGGGCGGTGCTGCCCAACCCGCGCTACGGCATGGCGTACCGGTGGTTCTCCCAGCTCGGTTACGCGCGGATCCGCGAGATCGCGCTGCAGGACGTCGCGAGTGGACTGGTCTACCTGAATTCCAGCGCGCAGGATTTCGCCAATCCGGAAGTCCGGCCGTATCTCGACAAATACCTGCGCGGCTCGCACGGCGTCGACTCGGTCGAGCGGGTCAAGGTGATGAAGCTCTTGTGGGACGCGGTCGGTACCGAATTCGGGGGACGCCACGAGCTCTACGAGCGTAACTACGCGGGGAACCACGAAAACACCCGGGTGGAGCTGCTGTACGGGCAACTGGGCGACGGGCAGCTGGACGGGTACAAGGAGCTCGTCGACCAGTGCCTCTCCGAGTACGACCTGGACGGCTGGACGGTGCCGGACCTCGAGTCGTTCACGGACCTGGGCCGGCTCGGCCGCGGCACGCTGGGCGGCTAG
- a CDS encoding NAD-dependent epimerase/dehydratase family protein — protein sequence MLVSVTGGTGFVGAHSVAALLGAGHRVRLLVRDEAGVERAFAPLGVDSAAVDVVTGSVLDPFSVDRLVRGADAVLHAAAVYSFDSRAHRELARTNVAGTERVLETARRAGTSRIVYVSSFGALLPARTLGPDSPVGRPRETYLAAKAAAESVARAHQAAGVPVTITYPPALLGPHDPKLGDQATRLRNTLRGLMPVWPSGGLPLGDVRDTAALHAELISGRGPAGNRHFAPGRYLTTRRFVATLREVTGRPLPTAYLPAHAMLPLGALMGLVQRVWPWHIPAEYGAIYTCACAARVAEEASARPGRPTEETFADTVRWLHDAGLLSARAVGTIAAAGRRAA from the coding sequence ATGCTGGTCAGTGTCACGGGCGGCACCGGGTTCGTCGGCGCGCACTCGGTCGCGGCGCTGCTCGGGGCGGGCCACCGCGTCCGCCTGCTCGTCCGCGACGAAGCGGGCGTGGAACGGGCATTCGCGCCGCTGGGCGTGGATTCCGCGGCGGTGGACGTGGTCACGGGCAGCGTGCTCGACCCGTTCAGCGTGGACCGCCTGGTGCGCGGCGCGGACGCGGTCCTGCACGCGGCAGCGGTCTACTCGTTCGACAGCCGGGCCCACCGCGAGCTGGCCCGCACCAATGTCGCCGGCACCGAACGGGTGCTGGAAACGGCACGCCGCGCCGGGACCAGCCGGATCGTGTACGTGTCCAGCTTCGGCGCGCTGCTCCCCGCGCGGACCCTCGGCCCGGACTCGCCGGTCGGCCGTCCCCGCGAGACGTACCTGGCGGCCAAGGCCGCGGCCGAGTCCGTCGCGCGTGCCCATCAGGCCGCGGGCGTCCCGGTGACGATCACGTACCCGCCCGCCCTGCTCGGCCCGCACGACCCCAAGCTGGGCGACCAGGCCACCCGGCTCCGCAACACCCTGCGCGGGCTGATGCCGGTGTGGCCGTCGGGCGGCCTCCCACTCGGCGACGTCCGAGACACGGCCGCCCTCCACGCGGAGCTGATCAGCGGCCGAGGCCCGGCCGGAAACCGCCACTTCGCCCCCGGCCGCTACCTGACCACCCGCCGATTCGTGGCGACGCTGCGCGAGGTCACGGGCCGCCCCCTGCCGACGGCGTACCTGCCGGCCCACGCAATGCTGCCCCTCGGCGCGCTGATGGGCCTGGTGCAGCGAGTGTGGCCATGGCACATCCCGGCCGAGTACGGCGCGATCTACACATGCGCGTGCGCGGCCCGCGTGGCCGAAGAGGCAAGCGCCCGCCCCGGCCGACCGACGGAGGAGACGTTCGCCGACACGGTCCGCTGGCTGCACGACGCGGGCCTGCTGTCGGCCCGCGCGGTCGGCACGATAGCGGCCGCCGGCCGGCGCGCGGCCTGA
- a CDS encoding dihydrofolate reductase family protein — protein MSGAVQVVLSMSLDGFITGKDPTVENPLGDAGDIIRPGGERWMRDETMAAMGAVVAGRTVYDHTHGWGDEPPFEVPVFVPTHRPRDVRVAGATTFTFVPDVKTAVTMAKEAAGDKNVYLMGGANTANQALRLGLVDELILHIEPVLLGAGARLFADLGDQRIPLERVKVVEGEKSTHVWLRVLHA, from the coding sequence ATGAGCGGCGCGGTGCAGGTCGTTCTGTCAATGTCCCTCGATGGGTTCATCACCGGAAAAGACCCCACCGTGGAGAATCCGCTCGGCGACGCCGGCGACATCATCCGCCCTGGCGGCGAGCGGTGGATGCGCGACGAGACGATGGCCGCCATGGGTGCGGTCGTCGCCGGTCGTACGGTCTACGACCACACGCACGGATGGGGGGACGAGCCGCCGTTCGAGGTGCCGGTGTTCGTGCCGACCCACCGGCCACGCGACGTCCGGGTGGCCGGCGCCACCACCTTCACGTTCGTGCCGGACGTGAAGACCGCGGTCACCATGGCGAAAGAAGCCGCCGGTGACAAGAACGTCTACCTCATGGGTGGCGCGAACACCGCCAACCAGGCGTTGCGGCTCGGTCTGGTGGACGAACTCATCCTGCACATCGAACCGGTGTTGCTCGGTGCCGGCGCCAGGTTGTTCGCCGACCTCGGTGACCAACGGATTCCCCTGGAGCGGGTCAAGGTCGTCGAGGGTGAGAAATCGACCCACGTGTGGCTGCGCGTACTGCACGCCTGA
- a CDS encoding acyl-CoA dehydrogenase family protein: MTTAWSVSANGHPSPPEPGLTADDVVVRAERIAATLVDRQAETEQRGYYALDTHNEFLGAGLYRLLVPRRYGGYEFGLDTSVRVVSALARGCPSTAWMYAFGATHALAAATLFDEAAQDELFAGGDFICPATVAPVGFAERAEDGGWIVDGVHGYCSGSPYATYFIGHTLVAGEEGEPPAPMMFAVPRAQWTRLDDWGAQLGLKGSGSHSIAIEKVHVPEHRALPGTHLGLTSVADGTPGRELHGNPLYGGGVLSSLQFQLGALAVGMATGALDAYADLMRSRSTTFPPITLRAENPDFQTHYGEAAGRIAAAAAALHDAVRQWDTAARRGPQACTRELDLRLSTISREAIRLSWSAVSEHLFPTAGSSAVRAGARIERVWRDMSTQHSHAGVSVFLATVANRQLAELVFDVAG; the protein is encoded by the coding sequence ATGACAACCGCCTGGAGCGTGTCGGCGAACGGCCACCCGTCCCCACCGGAGCCGGGATTGACCGCGGACGACGTCGTCGTCCGCGCGGAGCGGATCGCGGCGACCCTCGTGGACCGGCAAGCGGAAACCGAGCAGCGCGGGTACTACGCGCTGGACACGCACAACGAGTTCCTCGGCGCCGGCCTGTACCGGCTGCTGGTGCCCCGGCGCTACGGCGGCTACGAGTTCGGCCTGGACACCAGCGTGCGAGTGGTGTCCGCGCTCGCCCGCGGCTGCCCGTCGACGGCCTGGATGTACGCGTTCGGCGCGACGCACGCCCTCGCCGCCGCCACACTGTTCGACGAAGCGGCGCAGGACGAGCTGTTCGCCGGGGGCGACTTCATCTGCCCGGCCACGGTCGCGCCGGTCGGGTTCGCGGAGCGGGCCGAAGACGGCGGCTGGATCGTCGACGGCGTGCACGGCTACTGCTCCGGCTCCCCCTACGCCACCTACTTCATCGGCCACACCCTGGTGGCGGGCGAGGAGGGCGAGCCGCCGGCGCCGATGATGTTCGCCGTGCCCAGGGCACAGTGGACGCGCCTGGACGACTGGGGCGCGCAGCTCGGCCTGAAGGGCAGCGGCTCGCACAGCATCGCGATCGAGAAGGTGCACGTTCCCGAGCACCGTGCCTTGCCGGGCACGCACCTCGGCCTGACGAGCGTCGCCGACGGCACGCCCGGGCGCGAGCTGCACGGCAACCCCCTGTACGGCGGCGGGGTGCTGAGCTCGCTGCAGTTCCAGCTCGGCGCGCTGGCGGTCGGCATGGCCACCGGCGCACTGGACGCCTACGCCGACCTGATGCGCAGCCGCAGCACGACGTTCCCGCCGATCACGCTCCGCGCGGAGAACCCGGACTTCCAGACCCACTACGGCGAGGCCGCGGGCCGGATCGCGGCCGCGGCCGCGGCGCTGCACGACGCGGTGCGGCAGTGGGACACAGCGGCGCGACGCGGGCCGCAGGCGTGTACCCGTGAGCTGGACCTGCGGCTGTCCACCATCAGCCGCGAGGCCATCCGGCTTTCCTGGAGCGCGGTGTCCGAGCACCTGTTCCCGACCGCGGGGTCGAGCGCGGTGCGCGCGGGGGCCCGCATCGAGCGGGTCTGGCGGGACATGTCGACCCAGCACAGCCACGCCGGAGTGAGTGTCTTCCTCGCGACCGTGGCCAACCGCCAGCTCGCCGAGCTGGTCTTCGACGTGGCCGGCTGA